The following proteins come from a genomic window of Nostoc sp. TCL26-01:
- a CDS encoding cation-translocating P-type ATPase — translation MIKAIHTSVKGRARYKVKELDRSLSLKNHLERSLVSQPEIIAVSANPLTSNVLVIFCQEYNYQQIANLIAAAIFSYQKNHQLVAPAKTTKLSQKNLASSEKWHLMSADRALDKLKTSAKSGLSSEVATTNLSRYGLNVLADTQVRSHLSIFVDQFQSLPVALLGVAAGVSLFTGGLIDALVILGVVGLNAVIGYTTETQSERIIHSLKHQQQTSAWVMRDDTAREIPVENVVMGDILILKPGSYIAADARLIEADNLSIDESALTGESIPVSKNTAPLMGEDVPLGDRLNMIYKGTLITGGQGLAVVVATGQFTEMGNIHQLVGEAKATETPLARQLDEVGSQLVLISMGICGLVFGLGLLRGYGLVQMLKSSISLAVAAVPEGLPTIATTTLALGIRDMRKNQVLVRSLSAVEALGSVQTICLDKTGTITENKMSVVEIHISTREIKVADGEFLAGAENINPYMYDELLKLIHVSVLCNESEVSQDRNGEYAVTGSATENALIHLAIAAGVDAIALREKYPLLHTNLRSENRNLMSTIHQTQNTDKFVAVKGNPKEVAQICQSWMKDGQLVTLTNEDRQKLEIENDRMAGKALRILGLAYSYLDESDHGNHESGLIWLGLVGMADPIRKGARELMANFHQAGINTVMITGDQSPTAYAIAKELDLSRDSQLEILDSNNLNNLTPEALTALSDKVDVFARISPSNKLQIVQALQNAGQVVAMTGDGINDAPALKAAQVGVAMGKGGTDVAREVADIILEDDRLETMIIAVSRGRTIYNNIRKSVHFLLATNLSEIMVMTIATASGIGEPLNAIQLLWLNLVTDIFPGLSLAMEAPEPEVLSQPPRNPEEPIIKKSDFARITWESATISGSTLAAYGYGILKYGISPQASTIAFMSLTTAQLLHTISSRSEKHSIFHPQKLPNNPYLNAAVTSSFAIQLLAITVPPLRNLLKITPINLLDSAVIGSSALLPLLVNEGTKENRDTREGRP, via the coding sequence GTGATTAAAGCAATTCATACTAGTGTTAAAGGGAGAGCTAGATACAAAGTAAAAGAGCTTGATCGTTCACTATCTCTGAAAAATCATTTAGAGCGATCGCTGGTGAGTCAGCCAGAAATTATTGCTGTATCTGCTAATCCATTAACAAGTAATGTACTGGTGATTTTTTGTCAAGAATATAATTACCAGCAAATTGCTAATCTGATTGCAGCAGCTATATTTAGCTATCAAAAAAACCATCAGTTAGTTGCACCAGCAAAAACAACAAAACTTAGTCAAAAAAATCTTGCCAGCAGTGAAAAGTGGCACTTGATGTCAGCAGATAGGGCATTAGACAAATTAAAAACCTCTGCCAAATCAGGACTATCTAGTGAGGTGGCTACTACTAATTTGAGTAGATACGGGTTGAATGTCCTGGCAGACACACAAGTCCGTTCCCATCTGAGCATTTTTGTTGACCAGTTTCAATCCTTACCAGTGGCTTTGCTGGGTGTGGCTGCTGGGGTGTCACTCTTTACCGGGGGGCTGATAGATGCGCTGGTGATTTTGGGTGTCGTCGGTCTAAATGCAGTTATTGGATACACTACAGAAACCCAATCGGAAAGAATTATTCATTCCCTCAAACACCAACAGCAAACCTCCGCTTGGGTAATGCGAGATGACACTGCTAGAGAAATACCTGTAGAAAATGTAGTGATGGGTGATATTTTAATTCTCAAGCCAGGTAGTTATATAGCCGCAGATGCTCGATTAATTGAGGCAGATAACTTGAGTATTGATGAGTCGGCTTTGACAGGCGAAAGTATACCTGTGAGTAAAAATACTGCACCTTTAATGGGGGAAGATGTACCTCTAGGCGATCGCCTAAACATGATCTACAAAGGTACATTGATTACTGGTGGTCAAGGATTAGCGGTAGTCGTGGCTACAGGGCAATTCACCGAAATGGGCAATATCCACCAACTAGTCGGGGAAGCCAAAGCGACAGAGACACCCCTCGCTAGGCAGTTAGATGAAGTGGGTAGCCAATTAGTGTTAATTAGTATGGGCATTTGTGGCCTGGTTTTTGGCTTGGGATTGCTGCGGGGATATGGTTTAGTGCAAATGCTGAAATCATCTATATCTCTGGCCGTGGCTGCGGTTCCCGAAGGATTGCCGACAATTGCCACCACAACCCTGGCTTTAGGTATCCGCGATATGCGGAAAAATCAAGTCCTCGTCCGTAGCCTCAGCGCCGTGGAAGCTTTAGGGTCAGTACAGACGATTTGCTTAGACAAAACTGGGACAATCACCGAAAATAAAATGTCTGTAGTGGAGATTCATATAAGTACGCGAGAAATCAAAGTAGCCGATGGGGAATTTTTAGCTGGGGCAGAAAATATCAACCCATATATGTACGATGAATTATTAAAGCTGATTCATGTATCAGTTCTCTGCAATGAAAGCGAAGTCAGCCAAGACAGAAATGGAGAATATGCGGTTACAGGTTCAGCCACAGAAAATGCTTTAATTCATCTGGCGATCGCAGCTGGTGTGGATGCGATCGCCCTCAGAGAAAAATATCCCCTATTACACACCAATCTGCGTTCCGAAAACCGCAACCTCATGAGTACCATCCATCAGACGCAGAATACCGACAAATTTGTCGCTGTTAAAGGCAACCCCAAAGAAGTGGCGCAGATATGCCAAAGTTGGATGAAAGATGGACAGCTAGTTACCTTAACAAATGAAGACCGACAAAAGTTAGAAATAGAAAACGATCGCATGGCTGGTAAAGCTTTGCGAATATTGGGTCTAGCCTATAGCTATCTTGATGAATCCGATCACGGCAACCATGAATCAGGCTTAATTTGGTTGGGGTTGGTGGGTATGGCAGATCCCATCAGGAAAGGCGCTAGAGAATTAATGGCGAACTTCCATCAAGCAGGTATTAATACTGTGATGATTACTGGTGATCAAAGTCCCACAGCTTATGCGATCGCTAAAGAACTAGATTTAAGCCGAGACTCCCAGTTAGAAATTCTCGACTCTAACAACCTCAACAACCTCACCCCAGAAGCTTTAACCGCCCTCAGTGATAAAGTAGACGTGTTTGCCAGGATTAGTCCTAGCAATAAACTGCAAATAGTCCAAGCCTTGCAAAATGCCGGTCAAGTCGTCGCCATGACTGGTGATGGAATTAACGATGCACCTGCCCTAAAAGCAGCCCAGGTTGGTGTAGCTATGGGTAAAGGTGGAACCGATGTAGCCCGTGAAGTTGCAGATATCATCCTCGAAGATGACAGACTCGAAACCATGATTATCGCCGTCAGTCGGGGACGGACAATTTACAACAACATTCGTAAATCCGTGCATTTCCTCTTAGCCACAAACTTAAGCGAAATCATGGTGATGACTATTGCCACCGCTAGTGGTATCGGCGAACCCTTAAACGCAATTCAACTTCTCTGGCTAAATTTAGTCACAGACATCTTCCCTGGTTTGTCTTTAGCAATGGAAGCGCCAGAACCAGAAGTTTTAAGCCAGCCACCACGGAACCCAGAAGAACCAATTATCAAAAAATCAGATTTTGCCAGAATTACCTGGGAATCTGCCACCATCTCTGGCAGTACCCTAGCTGCCTATGGTTACGGCATCCTCAAATATGGTATCAGCCCCCAAGCCAGCACCATCGCTTTTATGAGTCTCACCACAGCCCAACTACTACACACAATTAGTAGCCGTTCCGAAAAACACAGCATATTTCATCCCCAAAAACTTCCGAATAATCCTTATCTCAATGCGGCAGTGACTAGTTCATTTGCCATCCAACTATTAGCCATAACCGTACCACCATTACGCAATCTCTTAAAAATTACGCCAATTAATCTATTAGATAGTGCTGTTATCGGCAGTAGTGCTTTATTACCTCTATTAGTCAATGAAGGTACAAAAGAGAATAGAGACACAAGAGAAGGTAGACCATGA
- a CDS encoding pyridoxamine 5'-phosphate oxidase family protein, with translation MTPPQDSNQQIVYLQQLMRNIDYGMLTTVDQDGSLHSRPMYINSSIDNNGILCFFTAASSHKVLEIEEHQQVNVSFSSVEKILFISISGKAKLVKDRKKNQDKWQPELTNWFPQGLDDPDLALLEINIDKAAYWDNISNFHPQIISL, from the coding sequence ATGACACCTCCTCAAGATAGTAATCAACAAATCGTATATTTACAACAATTAATGAGAAATATTGATTATGGTATGTTGACTACCGTCGATCAAGATGGCAGTTTGCATAGTCGTCCAATGTATATAAATAGTAGTATTGATAATAATGGTATACTTTGCTTCTTTACTGCTGCTAGTTCTCATAAAGTGCTAGAAATTGAAGAACATCAGCAAGTTAATGTGAGTTTTTCCTCAGTTGAAAAAATACTATTTATTTCTATATCTGGCAAAGCAAAACTAGTAAAAGACCGTAAAAAAAATCAAGATAAATGGCAGCCAGAGCTAACGAATTGGTTTCCTCAAGGATTAGATGATCCTGATCTTGCCTTACTGGAGATAAATATTGACAAAGCTGCTTATTGGGATAACATATCAAATTTTCATCCACAGATAATTAGTTTGTAA
- the metK gene encoding methionine adenosyltransferase, translating into MVSHPHCFICCYILPEPVYLPKVDAPQISDAIVDRFLQQDPYARVITECAASTGIVFIAARFAPNTNVDFTNIARQVIDHVGYEQKEFNGRNCSILTSLKELPLDQYHLFDEHKLSDAEIEQITVTNQVTVFGFACNQTSVLMPLPIWLAHKLARQISEVRKQNILSYLTPDGKTQVGVEYKNRRPDRIHSITVVASQRKAGKPELQQLHDDIRDTIIYPVFADEEIKPDDKTRIFINPDGEFIVGGPAVHSGLTGRKNAIDTYGEYSKHSGSALSGKDPIRIDRVGAYIARYAAKNIVAANLADECEVQLSYSIGLSRPVSVQVETFGTGKISDEDLTILLEKHFDFRLAGILQQFNLRHLPSLTKGGFYQKLAAYGHVGRTDIELPWEKTDKVGVF; encoded by the coding sequence ATGGTAAGTCATCCACACTGTTTTATCTGTTGTTATATTCTCCCAGAACCTGTATATCTTCCAAAAGTGGATGCTCCCCAAATTAGTGATGCGATCGTTGATCGTTTTTTACAACAAGACCCCTACGCCAGAGTTATTACCGAATGTGCTGCATCTACAGGAATCGTATTTATTGCTGCCAGATTTGCACCCAATACTAATGTAGATTTTACGAATATCGCCAGACAAGTTATTGATCATGTAGGTTACGAACAAAAAGAATTTAATGGGAGAAATTGTAGTATTTTAACTAGTTTAAAAGAACTACCTCTTGACCAATATCATTTATTCGATGAACATAAATTATCTGATGCAGAAATCGAGCAAATTACAGTCACCAACCAAGTTACCGTGTTTGGTTTTGCTTGCAATCAAACCTCTGTACTCATGCCATTACCAATATGGTTAGCGCATAAACTAGCTAGACAAATTAGTGAAGTGAGAAAGCAGAACATTTTAAGTTATCTGACTCCTGATGGCAAAACTCAAGTCGGAGTTGAATATAAAAATCGCCGACCTGATAGAATCCACAGTATCACAGTTGTCGCTAGTCAACGTAAAGCAGGAAAACCAGAACTCCAGCAATTACATGATGATATTAGAGATACAATTATCTATCCAGTATTTGCAGATGAAGAAATCAAACCAGATGACAAAACTAGAATTTTTATTAATCCTGATGGGGAATTTATTGTTGGCGGCCCGGCGGTGCATTCTGGTTTAACAGGTAGGAAAAATGCTATAGATACTTATGGCGAATATTCTAAACACAGTGGTTCGGCTTTAAGTGGTAAAGACCCCATTAGAATCGATAGAGTCGGAGCATATATAGCCCGTTATGCTGCCAAAAATATTGTAGCTGCCAACTTAGCTGATGAATGTGAAGTACAACTAAGTTACTCTATTGGACTTTCTCGACCTGTAAGCGTGCAAGTAGAAACTTTTGGCACAGGAAAAATATCTGATGAAGACCTAACAATTTTATTAGAAAAACACTTTGATTTCCGACTAGCTGGGATTTTGCAACAGTTTAATTTACGACATTTACCATCATTAACTAAAGGGGGATTTTATCAAAAACTAGCCGCTTATGGTCATGTGGGGAGAACAGATATCGAGTTACCTTGGGAAAAAACAGATAAAGTAGGTGTGTTTTAA
- a CDS encoding ISKra4 family transposase (programmed frameshift), with amino-acid sequence MNQDKQERIKACLQELSTLLYEEADKSKLTDLESIEKTVRSQILELVSPEIAPFFIEQKTGTKVGKTRKIKSLVGELTLKAKQLQKLGLKPRTRLSPLLQKCCLRLSANESYQKAEIEVEALTGVKVGHSTQQKLVLSQDFQLPFAKQAVSEVSVDGGKVRLRGKPKAGCYWRDYKTVRLQGIYYGAFFDDNQSLVDYVNSQRLVNPLVCLGDGHDGVWNLVKEFGKTENFERWEILDWYHLKENLYKVGGSLKRLKAAETLLWQGQIEETQALFLHCRGKQAKNFIAYLEKHRSRLVNYAYYQAEQLCSIGSGAVESAIKQIGARIKISGAQWNVDSVNHILSIRCAYLNGLLAI; translated from the exons ATGAACCAGGATAAACAAGAAAGAATCAAAGCCTGTTTACAAGAATTGTCAACACTACTGTATGAAGAAGCAGATAAAAGTAAGCTGACAGACCTCGAAAGTATAGAAAAAACAGTTCGGAGTCAAATATTAGAACTAGTCAGTCCAGAAATAGCCC CTTTTTTTATCGAACAAAAAACTGGAACAAAAGTAGGTAAAACCAGGAAAATTAAAAGCTTAGTGGGGGAACTGACTCTTAAAGCCAAACAGTTACAGAAACTGGGTTTGAAGCCAAGAACCCGGTTAAGTCCATTACTTCAAAAGTGTTGTTTAAGGCTGTCAGCTAACGAATCATACCAAAAAGCAGAAATTGAAGTTGAGGCATTGACAGGAGTCAAAGTGGGTCACTCAACGCAACAAAAATTAGTGCTGTCACAAGATTTTCAACTACCATTTGCAAAACAAGCAGTTTCAGAAGTCAGTGTAGATGGAGGAAAAGTCCGACTCAGAGGTAAACCGAAAGCAGGCTGTTACTGGCGAGACTATAAAACCGTTCGTCTGCAAGGGATTTACTATGGTGCGTTTTTTGATGACAACCAATCATTAGTTGATTATGTCAATAGCCAACGTCTGGTTAACCCGTTAGTGTGCTTGGGGGATGGTCATGATGGCGTGTGGAATCTAGTCAAAGAGTTTGGTAAAACAGAAAATTTTGAGCGTTGGGAAATCTTGGATTGGTATCACCTCAAAGAAAATCTCTATAAAGTTGGTGGTTCTTTAAAACGGCTTAAAGCTGCTGAAACGCTGTTATGGCAAGGTCAGATAGAAGAAACTCAAGCTTTATTTCTTCATTGCCGAGGTAAACAAGCGAAGAACTTCATTGCTTATCTTGAAAAACATCGCTCTCGTCTTGTCAATTATGCCTATTACCAGGCTGAACAACTTTGTTCTATTGGTTCTGGCGCAGTTGAATCTGCTATTAAACAAATTGGTGCGAGGATTAAAATTTCTGGCGCACAGTGGAATGTTGATAGTGTTAATCACATCCTCTCTATTCGTTGTGCTTATCTCAATGGTTTATTAGCTATTTGA
- a CDS encoding chlorophyll a/b-binding protein: protein MRTSSAIIDDQGKLNNFAIEPKVYVDEQGDRTGFTPYAELLNGRLAMIGFISLIALEVFTGHGILGLLASL, encoded by the coding sequence ATGCGTACAAGTAGTGCAATCATCGATGATCAAGGTAAGCTAAACAACTTTGCGATCGAGCCAAAAGTATATGTAGATGAGCAAGGCGATCGCACTGGCTTCACACCCTATGCAGAACTACTCAACGGTCGTTTAGCAATGATTGGTTTCATCTCCCTAATAGCCTTAGAAGTCTTTACCGGACACGGCATTCTTGGTCTTCTAGCAAGTTTATAA
- a CDS encoding thioredoxin family protein translates to MALTASTMLPLGTQAPDFHLPEVVSGKVISLASFADKKALLVMFICRHCPFVKHIQNELTQIDRDYSASDLGIIAISANDAKNYPDDAPDSLKALATQLGWQFSLCYDETQEIARAYTAACTPDFFVFDGERKLVYRGQLDDSRPSNGKPVTGVDLRAAIDAVLAGKPVNSEQKPSVGCNIKWKPGNEPSYFG, encoded by the coding sequence ATGGCTTTAACTGCTTCTACAATGTTGCCATTAGGCACACAAGCACCAGATTTTCATCTACCAGAAGTAGTATCTGGCAAAGTCATTTCACTGGCCAGTTTTGCTGACAAGAAAGCACTATTAGTCATGTTTATTTGTCGGCATTGTCCATTCGTCAAACACATTCAAAACGAATTAACACAGATAGACAGAGATTATTCTGCCAGCGATTTAGGAATCATTGCTATTAGCGCCAATGATGCCAAAAATTATCCCGATGATGCACCAGATTCGCTCAAAGCCTTGGCGACACAACTAGGCTGGCAGTTTAGCTTATGCTACGACGAGACTCAGGAAATAGCCAGAGCTTACACAGCAGCTTGCACACCTGATTTTTTTGTGTTTGATGGAGAACGCAAACTCGTTTACAGAGGGCAATTAGATGATAGTCGTCCTAGTAATGGTAAACCCGTAACTGGTGTAGATTTACGCGCTGCCATTGATGCTGTATTGGCTGGTAAACCTGTCAACAGCGAACAAAAACCTAGTGTGGGTTGCAATATTAAGTGGAAACCAGGCAATGAACCTAGTTATTTTGGTTGA